In Styela clava chromosome 10, kaStyClav1.hap1.2, whole genome shotgun sequence, the sequence tccCTGGAACACCCTACGGAGGTATAAGTTCAATGACGAAAAATAAGCTCGGGTGTTCGAGTACCACcgcattttttaatataattttctgATCGACTACTGCTTGCCAAAAAAATGGCCCCGTTACCGATTGTAAAAAACCAACTCCGAACTTCACGAAAtgcaaattttgataatgaaaagGAGTCAAGCCGTCTTTAATCTGCGTAAATATACTGTTAAAATCGCTTGGTAAACTCAATGCTTTTCGAGTTTCCATAGgaaagttgaattttttttatcctagAGTCCGCAGTTACGACTTCACAGCCAGGTTAAaaaactagggctgggcattttcaaatatttggggATTTCAGaaccgaatcgaatatttttttcgaatcgaatctccaATATTCGGAAGATATGTAGTTGTATTGACTGTTTTATTGTAACGGTTCCctcagacacataaattagtgAAAACACGTAATCTATCAGTCTGACCGTTCGCTGAGTGTTCACACAGTAAGTAACATATTTCATTAATAACTCACTCGGTAGAAAAGAGACATactatgtcagaattgcattttacAATTGCAAAAACCGAGGGATTCATCTCGGCCTGTGGGCGGACcaaaaaacaagatggtggcGAATCGAAATCTTTGTTTGACCTGTTTCAACTTATTTacaattcgattcgaaatgcccagccttaCACCAAACAAGTCATATTTTACTCAAACATTCCATCTTAACACCTTTCCTCTCTCATTGGACAAATATggagaaaataacaaaacaaaattaacgTTTTAAAGTGAGACAATGTTTCTTTTATTTCCAAACATTTCACAAAACTCGCTATATTACAATACATCCCTCCTGGCGTGGCTATATGAAATCTACCAATCAGCATGTTTTTATGGGCGTGGTCATGTAGAATCCACCAATTAGCAGAAGAAAGCTCCAGATGAttctattttggatattttcttAATCCAACCTTCGAAATGCTCGACTCTCATATACACACCGGGTGTGTTTTTATCACATCTTTGGCCGCCAGTTCCGTAAGACAACGTTGCAGCAACGTACCAGGTACAAGATCTGCATCTCTGACAGGCGACCGCACTTCCGCTGTCTCCCTGGAATAAATAAGGAACATCATTATGAagcttcttcagacaagcattttacaaatgtTACAAGAAACGCAATACACTGTTGGGTATTTATTGATTGTAATTCAAATTTAGCTTCTTTATTGTTCTGGCACTTTCCcaatcttatttatttttttctatcgTAAACAGACCCAGTATTTAATACCATTATTCATGTGTATGCCATTGCGTTTCTTGTCGCAGTTGCTTGTCTGATagagtctgacctcggtcagacgaaacgttgcagaaatatatttgtgttagtgtgcagcaagactcttgaactgaatagaatagtcattttcactcttgctacagcatccttgcgttctACGCATACGGACCCGGCATATaaagcaaggaaaggtagttagtttcacgcaacCTCAACTGTTAGTATCATTATCAGGCATTGGCTTCAGTCAGCTGAATGAAACAACGCGGACTTTTTATCAACTAAGTGCCCAGTATATTCCCCACCTTTTCATTTTCACTCGCTCTCACCCAAAGAACGGATTCGCGCCAAATTGTGATCTAgagtagaccagtggttctaaAAATGTCCTGCCGGACCCCAGGGCTTCGTGAATAATTCCACAAACTATTCGTTTACtgattaaaatactgacttggttaattttgtaactATTCAAAGAATTAATAACTGCAATATTAgaatttgacaaaaatcaaATACGTCCAAGTCGTTAGAAAAAGTAATTTCGATTCACTCAGGGACATTAATAAATATGGCTATAACGCAGAGGTTTTGataccaggggccaaaaattttgcccacctggaCTAGCGGGCTATGaaagtgtgacataaaaagttacattttatgaacagtgttacaaaagtaaaagtgAAAAACAGTAAGCTTCGTGAAAGCCACTTTAACGTATTTTACAGTTGAGCAAATTAGTGCATTACTATAATCGATAATACTGTtagaaaaatcgtaaaattagtTGGAATTTCGAGTTCAGGTAGACGAATACTTATGAGAAGTGTGTTTTCTTAGTCCTTTAAGCTTAATTCCATAACTGTTCTTATATCTTACCCTGCACGCATCCTTCCCTTCACTGAATCTCCCAACACAGAGGTTTTTTAAGCTCGATATATATTGAGTTTCAGGTATGTTCTTCAAGGCGTTCTGGCACGCATCCATAGGCAGTACTCGTAAAGTTACATGTCGCAGATCATCAGAAGCGGCGCCATTGCTCGTCTCGGCTGTAACAAGTAAACTTTGGGATAGAAttacggtactcccgtagtatgtgtaccaagttagggttaggtcataatcttattccgattttcgctttttaagttctattacgagttcggagactgttcgtgttagacaagtgaatagatactcccgaagtatgtgaaccaagatggcggaaaccaaaacgtagtatgtgtactatgtcagggttaggccataatttaatttcaattttccttaatttagttctattacgactcACAAGTtgggagactagccaagtgactcccgtagtttttgaacctgaaattatggcctaataacccgaacctggtacacatactatgttctagtgtccgtcatcttggttcacatacttcgggaatatcgcaaaattttgggtactccgcgaatattttattatgagaaaactttgctcagagatgaatatagtttacttctgagtgagtgccaaTTACTTTGCTGAGAAATAAGTCTCCTTTACGTCTGAGTGATTGCCcataactttactcagagatgagtctcctttactttcgACTGATcgtccgtaactttgctcggagaggagtctcctttacttctgagtgattgaccgtaactttgctcagagatgaatatACTTTGTTTCTGAGTGGGTGCCCGTCATTTTGCTAATAGCGAGTCTCCGTTACTTCTGGGTGATTGCCCCTAACTTTACTCGAGATGATTCTTCTTGACTTCTGCGTgattgcctgtaactttgcttaggGATTAGTCGTCTTTAATTCTGAGTTAGCGTTTATAACTTTGCCTAGAGTTGAGTATCCTTTTTCCTCTGAGTGTTTGCATAAAATGTATTACCACAATTATAATGGTTTTAGTGATTAACTTCATTTCCAGTAGTcgcttgtaactttgctcagagatgagacCGCTTTATAtatccactgtttttaaaaggtTTAAAATAACTGGTCATGTCTATTAGGTActctgtagtatgtgaaccaagatggcggataaggttaggccataattcgaATTACAAATACTACGTGAGTCTCTTGCTTAGTCTCCGAAATCAGAacggaactaaaataaggaaattggaattaaaatatggcctaatcctaacctggtacacatactacgtcccggtgtacgtcatcttggtgcacatactacgggagcgccaccTATTACTTACAAAATCCGAATCCAGCGATGACACAGTTGGTGTCCTCAGGAACTCTTTCTAGTTTCGGAAGACAGATTGGTCTGGCCTGTGAACTAATCGTGATGTCGGTCTTCAACTGtgaaatgtaataatatttttatgcgaCGTACTTTTACGCTTTCCACAACGAACTGGGCTTGATTTGTAACGAACTCCTACAGTAAGGCTTACCATATATATGGCACAATTAATCGGGGACAGTGCTGATTGGACAACCTTAGTTCGATTTCGATGCTTAGTAATAATCAAACCATTGGAAAACTTGCTCTCTTTTTCggcattttgaataatttaatggcAGTACAGCTAAGGTAATATGCTAAATTGACGTATTAGACatataatgattatgacataacagataacaatataaatattaaaaacgcgCGAAACTTCCAAATTTCTTACTCCTACTCACTACTCACCTCTATCAAAGCTATATCCGCCGTTGCCAGTGGATGCTCATAATCTTCGTGAGggtgaaatttttgaatttctattcTCTGGCTATTGACAGAAGGAGTGCTGATTTTTATACTACCAACTCGTATGTAAAAATCTTGAGCTGGGAAAAGACTCGCAAACCCTCTGTAACATAAAAGATTGCATACTTGTAGAGATTAGGCATTCTTACATAGTTTTCCATCCTCTGGTCGGACCGCTAGctctgacatgagcaaactacgacccgcgggccaaatccggcccattgtgttattcaatctggcccgcttgATGCTGCCGCAACAAGACTAAAACCAAatattgatgttttagctaGAAAATAGGTCTACgaatttgttgggattgcgattaaatttagttttggaacgaggcttattgttttccaatttttcttttataacactgtaaatattttcacaaaatgtttCCTTCTTTCTTTCACGTCACACTTATATGACCCGCCAGTCTGGGTGGGCAACATTtctggtgctcccgaagtgtgtgtaccaagatggcgcacaacctaatccctaaactggtacacatactatgtttagctgtgcgccatattggtacacatacttcgggagtaccaaatttttgaCCCCAAAAACCTTGTCCACCTTTGGTCTAACTTGTCAATCAGAAATTTTAAACCTCCCTTTTAAAAATTTCTCTTCTGAATCACATAGAATTCGTGTTAAATATCGATTACCATAGGAatgtttacaaactttgaaAGGCATATAATGTACACAATAACGATCATAAAATTGCGTtttacttgaaaaaataattcgtGTGAGTGCGACTTGAGTTTTTTCTTTGATAGTTTACGCGAGATTAATATTAGTTCAAGTCTTCACGGTTAGGAAAacaggaaacaataaaataaatatatatattgacctggcgctccagaagtacatgtatcaatatggaggtaactaattttgtccgcctactttacatgaagttgtgtaaagggactgaagcccatgggcagggggtatattcacttggctaacacagccAGTCcacgaacttgtaatagaacttaattaaataaggaaaatcggaataaaattatgccataaccccaacctggtacacatactacaggagtaccaatttACCTTGTGCAATGTGCAGCTGACAGAATCCATCTCTTATGTATGATGCTCCCCCCACACACCGCTGATGCAGTTTTTTTGGACACCATGACTGCCTGTAATACAATtgtgttcaaaatatttttataaggCAATCTTTCAATccctgaacaaggctctgtacaagtcACACCATACACGACGCGGCGGCACAATATTGAAATGCAATCAAAACCcaactttatttattattctatttaattcaagaatcttgctgcacaataacacagacgaaacgttacagaaatatatttgtgttcgtgtgcagcaagaccaaaattgaatagaatagtcattttcactcttgctatagcatccttgcgttatacgAATACCGTTATACGGACCCACCCGCGCAAAGGCATAGACATAGACCAAGGAAAATAGTTAGTTTCTGTAATATACATAGCTATTTATCGTAGCTTGAAACGGTTTTTAGATCTtcaagcctattaaaaacccggACTTTTCGGCCGGAGCCgttagctgttacggtctaacttggcaattagaaatttcagattcTCTCCCTCAAACCACCTTTGGATATGTAAAcaaaaagaaatttattttccGTATTGCGCATAGGAATTTCTTATAGCGTGAAACGCATTTCAAACCCGCAATACTCTCAAAGACCAACGCTTTCCGGCTGCACATGCTTGCTGTTTTGGTCTAACGTAGCAATTAGAACTTTCAGACCTctcatttgaaaatttctggatATGCCCTACAACAAAACTATATACTACAACAAAAACGCCAAAATCCCTCTCTGGAGAGAAATCCATCTTCGATGGAgaaaatttaatttagtacTAAATTCCAGTAAAAGcgtgggtgagcgaacacgtactacatCTTTTAACAATACCTTTCCTGCATTTAAAATCTGCAAGATTTAAACCTGACTTGAGGTTATGTTTGCTTTACCGAATCTATAATCGgttctttattttgtttttatcaattattttatcgtctattacGCTGATTATGAAGTCGCGGCGTTGTGGCTCATCttgctaagcgttgggaatacgctcgccaccgcacctctgattactctgcgtgggttcgcaagttcgaatcccatgtgggaaTAGATATGTAAAAGAGGagtgctggactcctcaccgccattgggtggttcacgt encodes:
- the LOC120338371 gene encoding serine protease 27-like, with the protein product MYSSYILIVFVAVLVGESCGQRWSPCSVTCGTGKQTKRVCRTFFGNCETYTKVCKTNKECPHSLPDPNPKPLPTWNFPCSAKCGGSRSCDYRGVCQQCNVQPCVKGWGEYTECSKKCGGGTRFKVDPCPLAIEKCKKTYEDCNVKPCPSIPPCQSGYSYRYGAESECCRKHDEKCGLHLERNPFQRIFGGSVSMLGEWPWVAVMVSKKTASAVCGGSIIHKRWILSAAHCTRGFASLFPAQDFYIRVGSIKISTPSVNSQRIEIQKFHPHEDYEHPLATADIALIELKTDITISSQARPICLPKLERVPEDTNCVIAGFGFSETSNGAASDDLRHVTLRVLPMDACQNALKNIPETQYISSLKNLCVGRFSEGKDACRGDSGSAVACQRCRSCTWYVAATLSYGTGGQRCDKNTPGVYMRVEHFEGWIKKISKIESSGAFFC